A window from Deltaproteobacteria bacterium encodes these proteins:
- a CDS encoding redoxin domain-containing protein: MTISQRLPIWLLAGLLAIGTVACSGADETDSKDVTDATDATDAADASDAADASDPSTASSNCTESGFTASTQTAAASTDNYWSLVAPNADGTSIIRVESYISGNYNGPTGAGSYPLGGNYSSCSLCVLIGSGCQGGANCTKTFYADSGTLDITAITLSENGTVAVELKDVVLTEVTIAENTFESTPVPNGATWCIGSTTASGTFTDPDAPNTTGATAPDVAELTCVAAGNGQGLGANLTDFTMTNCNGEEVNMHSLACSENVDAVWFVASADWCGPCHAYADTAKARLDNANQAGVALVEVIGQDLNYGPATIDTCKSYADQHNLDYSHVFFDPEWETLFGNVWAYPIGQGTMYFPWIGIAKGSNLEYVYSSQFNAADYPGDTYNGETLLNELAGVPGE, encoded by the coding sequence ATGACCATTTCACAGAGACTGCCTATTTGGCTTCTTGCAGGCCTCTTGGCCATTGGCACCGTAGCATGCAGTGGTGCGGACGAGACCGACTCAAAAGACGTAACAGATGCAACCGATGCAACTGACGCGGCAGACGCAAGTGATGCTGCTGACGCCAGCGACCCAAGCACTGCTTCTTCCAACTGTACCGAAAGCGGCTTTACCGCAAGTACACAGACTGCAGCTGCATCGACCGACAACTACTGGAGCCTCGTCGCTCCTAATGCCGATGGTACATCAATCATTCGTGTAGAGAGCTACATAAGCGGTAATTACAATGGCCCAACTGGGGCGGGCAGTTATCCTCTAGGCGGCAACTACTCTAGCTGTTCGCTTTGTGTTCTGATTGGTTCAGGCTGCCAAGGCGGCGCTAATTGCACCAAGACGTTCTATGCGGACTCAGGCACTCTAGACATTACTGCTATTACTTTGTCAGAAAATGGAACTGTAGCAGTTGAACTTAAAGACGTCGTTCTAACGGAAGTAACGATTGCAGAAAACACATTTGAATCGACGCCTGTTCCCAACGGGGCAACTTGGTGCATCGGCAGCACCACGGCTTCTGGAACATTCACTGATCCAGATGCGCCAAACACTACCGGTGCAACAGCTCCTGACGTAGCTGAGCTCACATGTGTTGCGGCGGGCAACGGTCAAGGCCTTGGCGCAAACCTCACAGACTTCACCATGACCAACTGCAATGGCGAAGAAGTAAACATGCACAGCCTTGCGTGCAGCGAAAATGTCGACGCTGTTTGGTTTGTAGCATCCGCCGACTGGTGTGGTCCTTGCCATGCTTATGCTGATACCGCGAAGGCTCGCCTAGACAACGCCAACCAAGCTGGAGTCGCTTTGGTTGAAGTTATCGGTCAAGATTTAAACTACGGTCCTGCAACCATTGACACTTGCAAGTCGTACGCAGACCAGCACAACCTAGATTACAGCCACGTATTCTTCGACCCTGAATGGGAAACACTTTTCGGAAACGTATGGGCGTACCCAATTGGACAAGGAACCATGTACTTCCCTTGGATTGGTATCGCTAAAGGCTCAAACCTTGAGTACGTTTACAGCAGCCAGTTCAATGCTGCTGACTATCCTGGCGACA